One segment of Streptosporangium brasiliense DNA contains the following:
- the argB gene encoding acetylglutamate kinase encodes MRTDDALAKAHTLIEALPWLARFNGATVVIKYGGNAMTEEHLREKFAADVVFLRYAGLKPVIVHGGGPQINAQLDRLGIESTFTAGLRVTTPEAMQVVRMVLVGQVNRDVVGLINRHGPFAIGMSGEDAHLFTAVRKHAVVDGAQVDIGQVGDIVNVEAGAVQALLDDGRIPVISSIARGDDGTVYNVNADTAAAALAVALQATKLIVLTDVEGLYRDWRPDAGDGGNEVIRQLSATELGTLLPGLSSGMVPKMEACLTAVQGGVPQAHVLDGRVPHSVLLEIFTDEGIGTMVLPDAARTPAVPSLVNRRLTATIKLNGSDK; translated from the coding sequence ATGAGGACCGACGACGCCCTGGCCAAGGCGCACACGCTGATCGAGGCGCTGCCCTGGCTCGCCCGCTTCAACGGCGCGACCGTCGTCATCAAATACGGCGGCAACGCGATGACCGAGGAGCACCTGCGGGAGAAGTTCGCCGCCGACGTCGTCTTCCTGCGCTACGCCGGGCTCAAGCCGGTGATCGTGCACGGCGGCGGGCCGCAGATCAACGCCCAGCTCGACAGGCTCGGCATCGAGTCCACCTTCACCGCCGGGCTCCGGGTCACCACCCCCGAGGCCATGCAGGTCGTCAGGATGGTCCTGGTCGGCCAGGTCAACCGCGACGTGGTCGGCCTGATCAACCGGCACGGACCGTTCGCCATCGGCATGTCGGGCGAGGACGCCCACCTGTTCACCGCCGTCCGCAAGCACGCCGTCGTCGACGGCGCCCAGGTGGACATCGGCCAGGTCGGGGACATCGTCAACGTCGAGGCCGGAGCCGTGCAGGCGCTGCTGGACGACGGGCGGATCCCGGTGATCTCCTCCATCGCACGCGGCGACGACGGCACCGTCTACAACGTCAACGCCGACACCGCCGCCGCCGCGCTCGCGGTGGCGCTCCAGGCGACCAAGCTCATCGTCCTGACCGACGTCGAGGGCCTCTACCGCGACTGGCGCCCCGACGCCGGGGACGGCGGCAACGAGGTCATCAGGCAGCTGTCGGCCACCGAGCTCGGCACGCTCCTGCCCGGCCTGTCCAGCGGCATGGTGCCCAAGATGGAGGCGTGCCTGACCGCCGTCCAGGGCGGCGTGCCCCAGGCGCACGTGCTCGACGGCCGGGTGCCCCACTCGGTGCTGCTGGAGATCTTCACCGACGAGGGCATCGGAACCATGGTGCTGCCGGACGCCGCCAGGACCCCGGCCGTGCCGAGCCTGGTCAACCGGCGGCTGACCGCCACCATCAAGCTGAACGGGAGCGACAAGTGA